From a single Cyprinus carpio isolate SPL01 chromosome A3, ASM1834038v1, whole genome shotgun sequence genomic region:
- the LOC109070107 gene encoding cdc42 effector protein 4-like codes for MPILKQLASGSQTKRRSRMDLTTEMISAPLGDFRHTMHVGRSGEAFGDTSFLSTRSGEPSREGHTFPRSPKPGLLSRTFRGSKRSQSVTRVDQQDNTLLPSSGSPTFVKNAMSLPFLNNEEGQEGDKRVLKSLTSSPSNGASDDALDLELHEKHFGVLTDLRPSPSYNGRGLKKAESVMSFHVDLGPSMLGDILGVMEKEDDDQGFEEGKSSEGRASPLPCNQGGVEMDEEAREVVVKEEEPEGLVALGEGPLRAPSSVDLEIQSEGTSTPEPHHKHLHHLDSCSVSSSGSAAMEEKPTSEPYEEDIGVTENNCNPDNEPAFSSFMEDEDDEIRV; via the coding sequence ATGCCCATCTTAAAGCAGCTGGCATCGGGGTCTCAGACCAAACGGCGCTCTCGTATGGACCTCACTACTGAGATGATCAGCGCTCCCTTGGGTGACTTCCGGCACACCATGCATGTAGGGCGCAGTGGGGAAGCTTTCGGAGACACCTCTTTCCTCAGCACTCGATCTGGAGAGCCATCCCGAGAAGGACACACCTTTCCCCGTTCTCCGAAACCGGGACTGCTGTCTCGTACCTTCCGGGGCAGCAAGCGCTCTCAGTCTGTCACCAGAGTAGACCAGCAAGACAATACCCTCCTTCCTTCCAGTGGGTCACCTACCTTTGTGAAGAATGCCATGTCCTTGCCCTTTCTGAACAACGAAGAAGGACAGGAGGGAGACAAGAGGGTGCTCAAGAGCTTGACCTCCAGCCCCTCCAATGGTGCCTCTGATGACGCATTGGACCTGGAGCTCCATGAGAAGCACTTTGGGGTGTTGACAGATCTGCGACCTTCCCCATCTTACAACGGGAGAGGATTGAAGAAAGCTGAATCTGTGATGTCATTCCATGTTGACCTTGGGCCCTCAATGCTGGGGGACATCCTGGGGGTCATGGAGAAGGAAGACGACGACCAGGGCTTTGAAGAAGGCAAGAGCAGTGAGGGACGTGCATCTCCTCTTCCCTGCAACCAGGGAGGAGTGGAAATGGATGAGGAAGCGAGGGAGGTTGTTGTCAAAGAAGAGGAACCAGAGGGGTTAGTTGCACTCGGCGAGGGTCCCTTGAGGGCTCCCAGCTCTGTTGACTTGGAAATCCAGAGTGAAGGCACCAGCACCCCAGAACCACACCACAAACACCTACATCACCTCGACAGCTGCTCAGTTTCCAGCTCAGGTTCAGCCGCAATGGAGGAGAAACCAACCAGTGAGCCTTACGAGGAAGATATAGGAGTTACCGAGAACAACTGCAACCCAGACAATGAACCAGCCTTCTCCTCGTTCAtggaagatgaggatgatgagatCAGAGTATGA